The following proteins come from a genomic window of Sorex araneus isolate mSorAra2 chromosome 1, mSorAra2.pri, whole genome shotgun sequence:
- the LOC129401969 gene encoding interferon omega-1-like: protein MALLLPLLMALVPLSWGPAGSLGCVLPHNHVLVSRRNLELLGQMRRVSPLSCLRDRRDFGFPWEAVADGQLQKAPALSALHEMLQQLLQLLLREGSAAAWSPALLEPLCTGLHRQLEDLDSCLVQLSADEGSAPGLWGSTVAMKRYFRGIARYLREKKYSECAWEVVRVEILRSLTLSAALQGRWSVKDEDVESS, encoded by the coding sequence AtggccctcctgctgcctctgctcATGGCCCTGGTGCCACTCAGCTGGGGCCCTGCTGGCTCTCTGGGCTGTGTCCTGCCTCACAACCACGTCCTGGTCAGCAGGAGGAACCTGGAGCTGCTGGGCCAGATGAGGCGAGTGTCCCCGTTGTCCTGTCTGCGGGACAGAAGAGACTTCGGCTTCCCCTGGGAGGCGGTGGCCGACGGCCAGTTGCAGAAGGCCCCGGCCCTGTCTGCGCTGCACGAGATGCTCCAGCAGCTCCTGCAGCTCTTGCTGAGAGAGGGCTCGGCGGCCGCCTGGAGCCCGGCCCTCCTGGAGCCGCTGTGCACGGGGCTGCACCGGCAGCTGGAAGACCTGGACTCGTGTTTGGTGCAGCTGAGTGCAGACGAGGGCTCTGCCCCTGGCCTCTGGGGCTCCACCGTGGCCATGAAGAGGTACTTCCGGGGCATCGCTCGCTACCTGCGAGAGAAGAAATACAGCGAGTGTGCGTGGGAGGTGGTCAGAGTGGAAATCTTGAGATCCCTGACGCTCTCGGCAGCCTTGCAAGGAAGGTGGAGCGTTAAGGATGAAGACGTGGAGTCTTCGTGA
- the LOC129401971 gene encoding interferon omega-1-like: MALLLPLLMALMPLSWGPAGSLGCVLPHNHVLVSRRNLELLGQMRRVSPLSCLRDRRDFGFPWEAVADGQLQKAPALSALHEMLQQLLQLLLREDSAAAWSPALLEPLRTGLHWQLEDLDSCLVQLSADEGSAPGLWGSTVAMKRYFRGIAVYLREKKYSECAWEVVRVEILRSLDALSSLAKKEEH; this comes from the coding sequence AtggccctcctgctgcctctgctcATGGCCCTGATGCCACTCAGCTGGGGCCCTGCTGGCTCTCTGGGCTGTGTCCTGCCTCACAACCACGTCCTGGTCAGCAGGAGGAACCTGGAGCTGCTGGGCCAGATGAGGAGAGTGTCCCCGTTGTCCTGTCTGCGGGACAGAAGAGACTTCGGCTTCCCCTGGGAGGCGGTGGCTGACGGCCAGTTGCAGAAGGCCCCGGCCCTGTCTGCGCTGCACGAGATGCTCCAGCAGCTCTTGCAGCTCTTGCTGAGAGAGGACTCGGCGGCCGCCTGGAGCCCGGCCCTCCTGGAGCCGCTGCGCACGGGGCTCCACTGGCAGCTGGAAGACCTGGACTCGTGTTTGGTGCAGCTGAGTGCAGACGAGGGCTCTGCCCCTGGCCTCTGGGGCTCCACCGTGGCCATGAAGAGGTACTTTCGGGGCATCGCTGTCTacctgagagagaagaaatacagCGAGTGTGCGTGGGAGGTGGTCAGAGTGGAAATCTTGAGATCCCTTGATGCTCTCAGCAGCCTTGCAAAGAAGGAGGAGCATTAA